The Paramisgurnus dabryanus chromosome 1, PD_genome_1.1, whole genome shotgun sequence genome includes a window with the following:
- the LOC135752626 gene encoding C-type mannose receptor 2-like, whose protein sequence is MTQTLYFSVLLIALCSLSECIQRRYHHIKMTKTWDEAQRYCRENYTDLATVNNMNDLNQLKKIIDYSLYGVWIGLHRSSVHKWKWSMGDPVKYTNWSNGDSNGPEISKGFIINRSSVSWRAAQIFCRDHYTDLTSVRNQIENQQIQKIMNDKNISEAWIGLFSDSFEWSDKSESGFRNWSTSEPSNDASQDCIEARVPELYMLWHDLSCSDSQTFVCHEDNLILIQMNLSWSEALRYCRENHVDLVSVDSEKIQFMVTDVIHRSSTDAVWMGLHYYCQMNLWIWIRGEAVCYQNWAPGNGAGLMDCNTEHRAGAVQSGGDHRWISLPRSHKLNFICSRKDIK, encoded by the exons ATGACTCAAACTTTATATTTCAGCGTTCTTCTCATCG CTCTCTGTTCATTATCTGAATGCATTCAGCGCCGCTATCACCACATAAAAATGACAAAGACCTGGGATGAAGCTCAGAGATACTGCAGAGAAAACTACACAGATCTGGCCACAGTCAACAACATGAACGACCTGAATCAACTGAAGAAGATAATAGATTACAGTCTATATGGTGTCTGGATTGGACTGCACAGATCAAGTGTTCATAAATGGAAGTGGTCTATGGGTGATCCTGTGAAATATACAAACTGGTCTAATGGAGACTCAAATGGTCCAG aGATCAGTAAAGGATTCATCATTAATAGGTCTTCAGTATCATGGAGAGCCGCTCAGATCTTCTGCAGAGACCATTATACTGATCTGACCAGTGTGAGGAATCAGATTGAGAATCAACAGATTCAGAAGATCATGAATGACAAAAACATATCTGAAGCCTGGATTGGTCTGTTTAGTGACTCATTTGAGTGGTCAGATAAGAGTGAATCTGGATTCAGAAACTGGAGCACTTCTGAACCTAGTAATGATGCTTCTCAAGATTGTATAGAAGCCAGAGTGCCAGAACTGTATATGCTATGGCATGATTTGAGTTGCAGTGACTCTCAGACCTTTGTGTGTCATGAAG ATAATCTGATATTGATCCAGATGAATCTGAGCTGGTCTGAAGCTCTGAGATACTGCAGAGAGAATCATGTGGATCTGGTTTCAGTTGATTCAGAGAAGATTCAGTTCATGGTGACAGACGTGATTCATCGATCCTCTACTGATGCCGTGTGGATGGGGTTACACTATTACTGCCAAATGAACCTCTGGATCTGGATACGAGGAGAGGCCGTGTGCTATCAGAATTGGGCTCCAGGGAACGGAGCAGGACTGATGGACTGCAACACTGAACACAGAGCTGGAGCAGTTCAGTCTGGAGGAGATCATCGCTGGATTAGCCTTCCTCGATCTCACAAACTCAACTTCATCTGCAGCAGaaaagatataaaataa
- the LOC135779243 gene encoding uncharacterized protein — translation MSHYNTRKKRNLESVEGECEAPAKTMKPIKQEMLMWQNRVDVLQEKVNELEALNTELRQQVVELSAQKVDPIPGTSVAHEETGAVDLSSDANTSTDVESSVTEESCDESFSSSSSETHQRRKTKKSKKKAESRKHKKNKKKGKKDKHDKIKRANNVRDVIRRYKRLLKLTKRGATMTKAFRKEGVSRNAVAQLAPIAELYFADRAQFNSITFTPGKLAEFAQKCKEHIIGDVLRKVLSMKAKGSLLPFCLNK, via the exons ATGTCACATTACAACACCCGCAAAAAACGCAACTTGGAAAGTGTAGAGGGTGAATGTGAAG CTCCAGCGAAAACAATGAAGCCAATAAAGCAAGAAATGTTGATGTGGCAGAACAGAGTAGACGTATTACAAGAAAAGGTGAATGAGTTGGAAGCCTTGAACACCGAGCTTCGGCAACAAGTAGTGGAGCTTTCAGCACAGAAAG TTGATCCAATTCCTGGTACATCAGTGGCACATGAAGAAACTGGTGCTGTTGACCTATCTAGTGATGCGAACACATCAACTGATGTTGAGTCATCAGTCACAGAAGAATCATGTGATGAATccttttcaagttcaagttcagAGACTCATCAGagaagaaaaacaaagaaaagcaAGAAGAAAGCAGAGAGCAGGAAACACAAGAAGAACAAGAAGAAGGGGAAAAAAGATAAACATGACAAGATAAAACGAG CCAACAATGTTCGTGATGTCATAAGGCGTTATAAAAGGCTTTTGAAGCTGACAAAACGTGGAGCAACCATGACAAAAGCATTCCGAAAAGAAGGTGTGTCTCGGAATGCAGTTGCCCAGCTCGCTCCCATCGCAGAACTGTATTTTGCTGACAGAGCACAATTTAACAGCATCACCTTCACTCCAGGAAAACTAGCGGAGTTTGCACAAAAGTGCAAAGAACACATTATAGGAGATGTTCTAAGAAAGGTCCTATCAATGAAAGCGAAAGGTTCACTTTTGCCTTTTTGTCTAAATAAGTGA